From the genome of Arthrobacter alpinus, one region includes:
- a CDS encoding ROK family transcriptional regulator produces MQQSPVLSLPGNASPSTGEGTEAFGQPFARSRAGDVFQLLRDGRARTRAELAEITGLARSTVAARIDALSAAGLIGPAGEAVSSGGRPPSRFAFQPSARVILAVDVGATHVLIGLLDLSGTVLSERRESIDISAGPTPVLDSVLELCGQLFSQAGRHERELVGIGIGLPGPVEHSTGKPASPPIMPGWDGFDVPGYVQKRFSVDVLVDNDVNIMALGERAAFWPNAGNLLFIKVATGIGAGIISGGLLQRGADGTAGDIGHVRVPRGSEVMCRCGNFGCLEAMASGPAVAAALAASGVPAKTGEDVLDLARRGNLAAIAAMRQAGRDIGDVLAACVNLLNPSVIVIGGGLSCAGEYLMAGVREIVYQRSLPLATAQLRIVQSMAADHAGVLGAGRMVIDHVLAPASVEHLVQRQQ; encoded by the coding sequence ATGCAACAGAGTCCAGTTTTGTCCCTGCCCGGGAACGCCTCTCCGAGCACTGGTGAGGGTACCGAGGCCTTTGGTCAGCCTTTTGCCCGCTCGCGTGCTGGTGATGTCTTTCAACTTCTGCGTGACGGCCGGGCGCGGACCCGTGCGGAACTTGCCGAGATCACCGGTCTGGCCCGTTCCACGGTGGCCGCCCGGATTGACGCGCTGAGCGCCGCGGGGCTGATCGGCCCGGCAGGTGAGGCCGTCTCCTCTGGGGGGCGTCCGCCGTCCCGCTTTGCTTTCCAGCCCTCCGCCCGGGTCATTTTGGCCGTCGATGTCGGCGCCACGCACGTCCTGATTGGCCTTCTTGACCTCAGCGGCACGGTGCTGAGTGAACGGCGCGAGTCCATTGATATCTCCGCCGGCCCCACGCCTGTGCTGGATTCTGTGTTGGAGCTCTGTGGCCAGCTCTTTTCGCAGGCAGGGCGCCACGAACGGGAACTGGTGGGTATCGGAATAGGCCTGCCGGGGCCCGTAGAACACTCCACCGGGAAGCCGGCCAGCCCTCCCATCATGCCCGGCTGGGACGGTTTCGATGTCCCAGGTTATGTTCAAAAACGCTTCTCCGTGGACGTCCTGGTGGATAACGATGTCAACATCATGGCCCTCGGGGAACGCGCCGCTTTCTGGCCCAACGCCGGGAATTTGCTGTTCATCAAGGTGGCTACGGGCATTGGCGCAGGCATCATCAGTGGCGGGCTGTTGCAGCGCGGCGCCGATGGCACCGCGGGCGATATTGGCCATGTTCGGGTTCCAAGGGGTTCTGAGGTGATGTGCCGTTGTGGGAACTTCGGCTGCCTTGAGGCAATGGCTTCCGGACCTGCCGTGGCCGCGGCGTTGGCGGCCAGCGGGGTGCCCGCCAAAACCGGTGAGGACGTGCTGGATTTAGCCCGGCGCGGAAACCTGGCGGCCATTGCGGCCATGCGGCAGGCCGGCCGGGATATCGGCGACGTTTTGGCGGCGTGCGTGAACCTGCTCAACCCCTCCGTCATTGTCATTGGCGGCGGCCTGTCCTGCGCAGGCGAGTACCTGATGGCGGGGGTGCGCGAGATTGTGTATCAGCGTTCCCTGCCGCTGGCCACTGCCCAGCTGCGGATTGTGCAGTCGATGGCGGCCGACCACGCAGGTGTCCTGGGCGCCGGGCGTATGGTGATTGACCACGTCCTGGCCCCCGCCAGCGTGGAGCACCTGGTTCAGCGACAGCAGTAG
- a CDS encoding Gfo/Idh/MocA family protein yields MAKTGPVGVAIIGAGNISKQYLDNLTTFPDLLVLVVADLFEEAAAARAAEYGIAISGGVDVALNHPDVEIVVNLTIPAAHVEVATAAVRAGKHVWTEKPFSLDRKSGLGLLKEAQAAGVRLGCAPDTFLGAGLQTARRLIDAGEIGTPLTALTMFQSPGPESWHPNPAFLFQEGAGPLFDMAPYYLTALIQTFGPIAKVAAVGSTAFPTRTIGSGPKAGEVFDVEVPTHVSALALFESGASSHSVFSFESPKARMGFVEITGTEGTLSLPDPNNFDGDIMLCKRGEDDWGTVQARGPANGRGMGVLDMARSIRADVPHRAPGELAYHVLDAMVSIAESVDSGEFVSVDSTAPQSPALPVDWNPTKATL; encoded by the coding sequence ATGGCCAAGACCGGACCCGTTGGCGTCGCCATCATTGGCGCGGGCAACATCAGCAAGCAATACCTGGACAACCTGACCACGTTCCCTGACTTGTTGGTACTGGTGGTGGCAGACCTCTTTGAGGAGGCGGCCGCCGCACGTGCCGCCGAATATGGGATCGCAATTTCCGGCGGAGTGGACGTGGCCCTGAACCACCCGGACGTCGAGATTGTGGTCAACCTGACCATCCCCGCCGCGCATGTGGAAGTTGCCACGGCAGCGGTGCGGGCGGGCAAGCATGTGTGGACGGAAAAGCCGTTCTCCCTTGACCGTAAAAGCGGCCTGGGTCTGCTAAAAGAAGCACAAGCTGCCGGTGTGCGGCTCGGTTGCGCACCGGACACCTTCCTCGGTGCCGGACTGCAGACGGCACGCCGCCTGATCGACGCCGGTGAAATCGGCACACCGTTGACTGCCCTGACCATGTTCCAGTCCCCCGGACCGGAATCCTGGCACCCGAACCCCGCCTTCCTGTTCCAGGAAGGTGCCGGGCCGCTGTTCGACATGGCCCCCTACTATCTGACGGCGCTGATCCAGACTTTCGGGCCCATCGCCAAGGTGGCCGCCGTCGGCTCCACCGCCTTCCCCACCCGCACCATCGGTTCGGGCCCCAAGGCAGGCGAGGTGTTCGACGTCGAGGTCCCCACCCATGTCAGCGCGCTGGCCCTGTTTGAATCCGGCGCCTCCTCGCACAGCGTCTTCAGTTTCGAGTCCCCCAAGGCGCGGATGGGCTTTGTTGAAATCACCGGGACCGAGGGCACTCTTTCGCTGCCGGATCCGAACAACTTCGACGGCGATATCATGCTGTGCAAACGCGGCGAAGACGATTGGGGCACCGTCCAAGCGCGCGGCCCGGCCAATGGCCGTGGCATGGGCGTGCTGGATATGGCACGCTCCATCCGGGCCGACGTCCCCCACCGCGCGCCGGGTGAACTCGCCTATCACGTGCTCGACGCCATGGTCTCGATCGCAGAATCCGTCGACAGCGGCGAATTTGTCAGCGTCGACAGCACAGCCCCCCAGTCCCCGGCGTTGCCCGTTGACTGGAATCCCACCAAAGCAACCCTCTAG
- a CDS encoding LacI family DNA-binding transcriptional regulator — MAKVTIAGLAQRLGISKASVSYALNGRAGVGPDTRERVLALAQELGWYPSSSARALSQARSETIGIVLLRDPEHVGSEPFYMSVLAGIEAVLSSRELNLMLRIVAPDGGGAPIVGGADVKPLAGPPAGRRDLAVYRRWAGESRVDGVLLFDEVRSDPRGPLLGSLGLPYVQVGGSAASGARGGSTTVDQSMDAATVTDALHSLGHRHFAYVSGPPDLAHEDLRSASLAAHARRLGMTLVTSASDYTAPDGEAATIAVMAGVAPGSEGFPTAIVYGNDLMAMGGLAALQRLGIPVPAQVSVVSWDDSIMCQFSSPPVAAMARNVTELGRQSALLLLNIIDGHAATNRAMPAGVLQHRSSLGAARP; from the coding sequence GTGGCCAAGGTGACGATCGCCGGTCTGGCGCAACGGTTGGGGATCTCCAAGGCCTCGGTTTCCTACGCCCTCAACGGCAGGGCCGGCGTTGGCCCAGACACGCGCGAACGCGTCCTGGCTTTGGCGCAGGAGCTTGGCTGGTACCCCAGTTCCAGCGCCCGCGCCTTGTCGCAGGCCCGCAGTGAAACCATCGGGATTGTACTATTGCGTGATCCGGAGCATGTTGGTTCGGAGCCCTTCTACATGAGCGTCTTGGCCGGCATTGAGGCCGTCCTGAGTTCCCGAGAGCTGAACCTGATGCTGCGCATTGTGGCGCCCGACGGCGGCGGGGCACCGATTGTGGGCGGCGCGGATGTGAAGCCTTTAGCCGGGCCTCCTGCCGGGCGCCGGGACCTGGCTGTGTACCGGCGCTGGGCGGGCGAGAGCCGGGTGGACGGCGTCCTTTTGTTTGACGAAGTGCGCAGCGATCCCCGCGGCCCCCTGCTGGGAAGTCTTGGGTTGCCGTATGTGCAGGTGGGTGGATCCGCCGCCTCTGGCGCCCGTGGCGGATCCACCACCGTGGACCAGTCCATGGATGCAGCCACCGTAACTGATGCGCTTCACAGCCTGGGGCACCGGCATTTCGCCTACGTTTCAGGCCCACCGGATCTGGCCCATGAGGACCTGCGTAGTGCCTCGCTCGCGGCCCACGCGCGCAGGCTGGGGATGACGCTGGTCACGAGCGCCTCGGACTACACGGCACCCGACGGGGAAGCGGCCACCATTGCCGTCATGGCCGGGGTTGCGCCCGGTTCGGAGGGCTTTCCCACCGCCATCGTCTATGGGAACGACCTTATGGCTATGGGTGGCCTGGCAGCGTTGCAGCGGTTGGGGATTCCGGTCCCGGCGCAGGTGTCCGTGGTCAGTTGGGATGACTCGATCATGTGCCAGTTCAGTTCCCCTCCGGTGGCGGCCATGGCACGCAATGTGACCGAACTTGGGCGTCAGTCGGCGTTGTTGCTCTTGAATATCATCGATGGACACGCCGCGACTAACCGGGCGATGCCCGCAGGTGTTCTACAGCACCGTTCAAGCCTGGGTGCCGCGCGTCCCTAG
- a CDS encoding sugar phosphate isomerase/epimerase family protein, protein MTYSLQLYSVRKPLEEDLAGTMARVAELGFTKVEPYNFVATADALAAAFTRHGITAPSGHAPLLSADQDEIFAAANKLGITTVIDPYIPAEQWQTEEDIQETAAGLNAAAKKGAGYGIRVGYHNHAWELESKINGTTALEYFETLLDPELVLEVDTYWVSVGGANAVDILTSLGERVKYIHIKDGPLNNDTKAQLPAGQGEVPIWDVIGAAKSLEVGVVEFDDYAGDIFDGIAESLAFLNAGKA, encoded by the coding sequence ATGACGTATTCGCTGCAGTTGTACTCTGTTCGCAAGCCCCTCGAGGAAGACCTGGCCGGCACCATGGCCCGTGTGGCAGAGCTTGGCTTCACCAAGGTGGAGCCCTACAACTTTGTGGCCACCGCAGATGCCCTTGCCGCGGCGTTCACGCGACACGGCATCACAGCACCGTCGGGCCATGCACCCTTGCTCAGCGCCGACCAGGATGAGATCTTTGCCGCGGCCAACAAGCTGGGTATCACCACGGTTATTGACCCGTACATCCCGGCCGAACAATGGCAAACCGAAGAAGACATCCAAGAGACCGCCGCCGGCTTGAACGCCGCAGCCAAGAAAGGTGCCGGGTACGGCATCCGCGTCGGATACCATAACCACGCCTGGGAGCTGGAGTCCAAGATCAACGGCACCACGGCGCTTGAGTACTTTGAAACCCTGCTGGATCCGGAGCTGGTGCTGGAGGTCGACACCTACTGGGTCTCCGTGGGCGGTGCGAACGCCGTGGATATCCTCACCAGTCTGGGCGAACGCGTGAAGTACATCCATATCAAGGACGGCCCCCTCAACAACGACACCAAGGCACAGCTCCCCGCCGGTCAGGGTGAGGTCCCCATCTGGGACGTCATTGGCGCTGCCAAGTCTTTGGAGGTCGGCGTGGTGGAGTTTGACGACTACGCCGGCGACATCTTCGATGGCATTGCTGAGAGCCTTGCCTTCCTGAACGCCGGAAAGGCCTGA